Within the Bacillota bacterium genome, the region TATGGTCAAATGGTGGCTACTGGCAGGAAAGAGCAGTTCACTCAGTATGCCGAGCCTTTGGGTCGGTGGTACAAGGTTACCGCCTTTGCCACCGACAAGGAGCATTTCGTCACTATTTTTCAAGACGTTACCCTGGACGTAGAGCATACCCAGTCGCTGGAAAAACAGAAACAGGAAATAAAAGAACTTTCGCGAGACCTGGAGCTGATTTTCCAGACTACTCAGGATGCCATGTTCTTGGCCCGGGTAGAGGGAGGGGAATTTCGCTATGTAAGAAATAACATCGCTCACCAGAGGCTCATCGGCTACAGCCCAGAAGACATAGCTAACAAAACTCCCATTGAACTCTTAGGCCCGGAACTGGGACAAGCTCTTAAGAAAAGCTATCAAAGATGTGTGGACACTAAGGGCCCTGTAACTTATGAGGAAACGCTGACGTTTCCGGCTGGTACAAGAGACTGGCTAGTAAGTCTCAGCCCATTGCTAGATGAGGGTGAAGTTCGGTACATTGTGGGAGCACGCAAGGATATCACCCTCCAGAAACAAGCAGAAGCGGAAAGAGAAGAATTCCTCACCAGACTGCAGACCATGTTCAATAGACATGATGCTGTTATGCTCCTGATTGAACCGGTAAGCGGGAAGATAGTGGACGCCAATCCGGCAGCTGTATCATTTTACGGTTACAGC harbors:
- a CDS encoding PAS domain S-box protein; the protein is MTQELISAIFEQAPFGYAFHRLVLNERSKPEDYVFLDVNPAFEQMTRLKRKDIIGKGITEVIPGIRSGNMDWVALYGQMVATGRKEQFTQYAEPLGRWYKVTAFATDKEHFVTIFQDVTLDVEHTQSLEKQKQEIKELSRDLELIFQTTQDAMFLARVEGGEFRYVRNNIAHQRLIGYSPEDIANKTPIELLGPELGQALKKSYQRCVDTKGPVTYEETLTFPAGTRDWLVSLSPLLDEGEVRYIVGARKDITLQKQAEAEREEFLTRLQTMFNRHDAVMLLIEPVSGKIVDANPAAVSFYGYS